In the genome of Equus asinus isolate D_3611 breed Donkey chromosome 9, EquAss-T2T_v2, whole genome shotgun sequence, one region contains:
- the LOC106838073 gene encoding small EDRK-rich factor 1-like — protein sequence MLEMGKEHDFLFVGGNQGELAHQKKMKKSQEINKGKRKEDSLTALRQQRVSEIMQQKQKEANEKKSMQTREK from the exons ATGTTGGAGATGGGAAAAGAGCATGACTTTCTTTTTGTAGGAGGAAATCAAGGGGAACTTGCCCAccagaaaaagatgaagaaatccCAGGAAATtaacaagggaaaaagaaaagaggatagCTTGACCGCTCTGAGGCAGCAGAG GGTCTCTGAAATcatgcaacaaaagcagaaggAAGCTAATGAGAAGAAGTCTATGCAGACAAGGGAAAAATGA
- the LOC106838049 gene encoding survival motor neuron protein, protein MAMGGSGGGPEQEDSVLFRRGTGQSDDSDIWDDTALIKAYDKAVASFKHALKNGDISEASDKPKGTPKRKPAKKNKNQKKNPTTPLKQWKVGDKCCAIWSEDGCIYPATIASVDFRRETCVVVYTGYGNREEQNLSDLLSPTSEVANNTEQSAPENESESQISTDESENPSRSPGEKPNNIRSKAAPWSSFLPPPPPMPTPGLGPGKPGLKFNGPPPPPPPLPPHFLSCWLPPFPSGPPIIPPPPPICPDSLEDADALGSMLISWYMSGYHTGYYMGFKQNQKEGRCSHFN, encoded by the exons ATGGCGAtgggcggcagcggcggcggcccGGAGCAGGAGGACTCGGTGCTGTTCCGGCGCGGCACGGGCCAG AGTGATGATTCTGACATTTGGGATGATACAGCGTTGATAAAGGCTTATGATAAAGCTGTGGCCTCCTTTAAG CATGCTCTAAAGAACGGTGACATTTCTGAAGCTTCAGATAAACCAAAAGGCACACCTAAAAGAAAACCTGCtaagaagaataaaaaccaaaaaaagaatccCACAACTCCCTTGAAGCAG tGGAAAGTTGGTGACAAATGTTGTGCCATTTGGTCAGAAGACGGCTGCATTTACCCAGCTACCATTGCTTCAGTTGATTTTAGAAGAGAAACCTGTGTTGTGGTTTACACTGGATACGGAAATAGAGAGGAGCAAAATCTGTCTGATCTTCTTTCCCCCACCTCTGAAGTAGCTAATAATACAGAACAGAGCGCTCCCGAG aATGAAAGTGAAAGTCAAATTTCAACAGATGAAAGTGAGAATCCCTCCAGGTCTCCGGGAGAGAAGCCAAACAACATCAGGTCAAAGGCTGCTCCGTGGAGCTCTTTTCTCCCTCCGCCACCTCCCATGCCGACACCAGGACTAGGGCCAGGAAAG CCAGGTCTAAAATTCAATggcccaccaccaccaccaccaccactaccaccacacTTCCTATCATGCTGGCTGCCTCCATTTCCTTCTGGACCTCCA ataattccacccccacctcccataTGTCCAGATTCTCTTGAGGATGCTGATGCTTTGGGAAGTATGCTGATCTCTTGGTACATGAGTGGCTATCATACTGGTTACTATATG